The Clostridium sp. DL-VIII DNA window CTTTGTGATATTGCTAAATTTCTATAATCCAATATAGCATCATTATATTTATTTCCTTTAACAAAGTCTAATACTGATTGGCCTTTTTTCCTATAATCCTTATAACTTTCATTGAAATTAGAGAGTTCCTTCTTTTGATAATCATCTAGATTTAATTCATTATATTTCTCTACTAAGGAATCTCCTTCTGCATATGCACTTGAAATATTATCATTTAATTGCTTTATCATTAATTCATCGTTATCGTAAATCAAACTTAAAATATCGTTATTTATCTGTAATGAATTTTCATCCAGCCTATGTAATATATCTATAGATACAAGATCATCCTCATACATACTATTTGAGGCATCATTAACCTTACTTAAGCTCTTTAAACCAATAATACCTACTAATATAATAATTATGAATAATAACGTATATGAAAATACTAATCTCTTCCCTACACTAAACTTCCTAAAAAATTTCATTTGATACCCTCCCATAAACCATTGCTACCGAAGTAATTATTTAATAACATTAAAAAGGGTAACTCAACCTAAAAATATGTTTAGAGTAGATTTGAGAGTATATTAAGATAAGTGTATTTTTCACCCTATACTTAATCAAACTATACAAAATAAATGCTGTCATCTATTATGTGTCTACTAGTGGCATATTAATTGCTTGAATTAACCTTTTTAACTTTATATTTTATCTTTATTTACTTATTATTTAGTCTCAGTTGTGAATTGTTTTTGTTTTTCCTTTCCATATTCAACCATCTTATCTGCAGTTACCCATTGAACTGGTATTGGATAATTATCATCAACTTTTTCACCTTTTATCTTCTTATCTAAGGTATCTATTATTGTTTTACCTATGTTATAAGAATCTTGGTCAACAATACCTGATATTAAATTTGTACTTACACCATTTTCCCAAGTTGGAGTATAGTCAAAACCAAAGTGATATATGCTTCCAGCTTTACCTTGAGATTTTATAGCTTCCATTACACCTGTATCAGGTCCTTCTGAACCTAATGAGAATACAGCTACCATGTCTGGATTTGAAGTTATTTGACCTTCTAATTGTCTCTTTGATTCTGCTGATTGGTCATTATCTTGAATTGGTTCTAACCACTGGAAGTTCTTTGCATCATCTCCCATAACCTTTTCAAAACCAGCTTTTATTCCGTCTTGTCTATATGTCATAGTTGTTTGAGTTAAGTTTACAGCTGCTAAGGCTATTTTACCTTTTGTAATACCTTTATCCTTTAAAATCTTAGCTCCATTTTCTCCTAGTTGTTCTCCTGCAAGTTTATTATCTGTACCTATATAAGATATTCTATTTTGCTTTGTATTAACATCAGCATCAAAGGTTACAACTGGAATTCCTGCATCATTTGCTTCCTTTACCTTTTTATCAAACATATCAGGATCCATAGGTGCAATTGCTATTCCTACTGCTTTATTTTTTACAGCTTCATCAAGGAAACCTATATGTTTTTCATTTTTTTGTGTTTCGTTTGGTGGTGAAGTTTTAACTACTAAATCATATCCTAATGCTGCAGCTTCATCTTGAGCCGCCTTTTTCATAGGTGACCAGTAAGCTCCTGTATCAACTATTGGAATGAAGTAAATTGTCTTTTTTCCACTTGAACTTGCTGTTCCTTGAGTTTGTGCTGCTTTTCCACATCCTGCTAAACTAGCAACAATAAATACTGTTGATAATGCAGCAATAACTTTTCTCTTCATAAAAATTAATCCCCCTCTGTTCTTCAGAAATTTATCTATTATTTATTTTTATAAAGCCTTCTTTAGTGAATTCCTTTACAGGAAACTGCTTAGAGAATTCACTAAAATTCAGCATAGATAACCTTTTATTTTTTTATTATCAGCTCTTCTTTTTGAATATGTTTCCTTTTCTATAGAAATCAACAACTATAGCAAGTATAATAACAGCTCCAGTAACGGCTTGTTGTAAGAATGAGTTAATTCCAAGGATAGCTAATCCACTTTGGAATACCTGGATAGTAAATATACCAACCATAGCGCCTCCAATCGTTCCAACTCCACCACCGAATTGTACTCCACCCATGATTGCACCTGCCATTGCAAATAAATCTGGACCATTTATTTCACTTGGAGCACCAACGTTTATGCTTGACATCAATAAGATACCTGCTATTGCAGCTAAAACTCCTTCTATTGCATATACTTTTATAACATGCTTGTTTACATTTATACCTGATAATCTTCCTGCTTCCTTATTTGAACCAACTGCATAACAATACCTTCCAAAACGAGTATTTTTCATTAAGTAAGCTACAGCTAAAACTATTATTATAAACACTACAGTATTAGTATGTATTATTGATATACCTACCTCTGTATTTGAAAGATTGTAAAACCAATCCGGAACACCTTTAATGTAAATTCCGTTTGTAAAAAACAGTATTAATCCTCTTACTAAATAAGATGAACCCATAGTAAGTATGAAGGATTCCAGCTTAAACTTTGTGATCAATACTCCATTAAGTACTCCCCAAAGTCCTCCTACTATTAATCCAGCAAGTAACGAAACCGGCATACTTACTCCCTTTACAGCTAAATAAGCTACTGTACATCCTGCAAAAGCTGCTACTGCACCTATTGAAAGATCAACTCCACCAGTTATTAATACCATAGTAATAGCAACCGTCATAATTCCTATTGTAGGAATCTGTCTAAAGAAATTTGAAACATTGGCTGTTCCTAAAAAGTCTGGACTTATTATAGAAAAAACTGCAATAAGTACTACAAGTACTAAATAAATCGAATATTTTAAAGATAGACTTTTTAAGTTTAGTCCCTCCAACTTACTCTTTGCACTTTTTTCTGACACAACATTATTATTAATCTCTTGCTTCATCATTTACTATCCCTCCAAGCGTAGCTAATTTCATAATCTTTTCCTGTGTCGCTTCTTCTCTGCTAAGTTCTCCTGTAAGACTTCCTTCACACATAACATATATTCTATCTGACATACCTAGTAATTCTGGTAATTCAGAAGAAACCATAATAACTACTTTTCCTTTTCTAACTAAATCATTCATTATATGATATATCTCTGCCTTAGTACCTACATCTATTCCTTTAGTAGGTTCATCAAAAATGAATACATCAGAATCTGTATTTAACCACTTAGCTAATATTAATTTTTGTTGATTTCCTCCTGATAATGATCCTGCCATAACATCAAGATTTGCTGTCTTAATCTCCAAAGCCCCTTTAAATTTTTCTCCTGTCTCTCTAAGCTTCTTATGGTTTAAAACAAAATCTCCTAAATTTGTTAATGTTATATTATCAAGAACACTCAGTACTAAAGATAAACCTTGATTTTTTCTATCTTCTGTTAAAAGACAAATACCGTTCTTAATAGCATCCATTGGCGACTTAATTTTTACTTCTTTTCCGTTTATGAATATTTGCCCTTCACTCATCTTATCAGCACCAAAAATAAGTCTCATCAGTTCCGTTCTTCCTGCCCCTACTAGACCTGCTATTCCTAAAATTTCGCCTTTTCTTGCCTTAATACTGACTTTTCTAACTCTTCCCTCGTAATCACTAATCTCTTTAGCCTCTAAAACGTATTCTTTTGGCTCAAAAATTTCTTTTGGAAACAACTCAGTTAAATCTCTTCCTACCATCATATTTATAAGCTTTTCCTGAGTAATTCCTTTTAAGTCACAGCTTTCTATATAAGTTCCATCTCTTAAGACGGTAGCTCTATCACAAATATCGAAAACTTCCTTCAATCTATGTGATATGTATATTGTTGCCACTCCATCCTTCTTTAAAGTTTTTATAACCTTAAAGAGATTTTCAACATCCTTTTGAGATAGTGAGGTTGTCGGTTCATCAAAAATGATCATTTTTGCATTTAAACTTATTGCTTTAGCTATTTCAACCATTTGCTTTTT harbors:
- a CDS encoding sugar ABC transporter substrate-binding protein codes for the protein MKRKVIAALSTVFIVASLAGCGKAAQTQGTASSSGKKTIYFIPIVDTGAYWSPMKKAAQDEAAALGYDLVVKTSPPNETQKNEKHIGFLDEAVKNKAVGIAIAPMDPDMFDKKVKEANDAGIPVVTFDADVNTKQNRISYIGTDNKLAGEQLGENGAKILKDKGITKGKIALAAVNLTQTTMTYRQDGIKAGFEKVMGDDAKNFQWLEPIQDNDQSAESKRQLEGQITSNPDMVAVFSLGSEGPDTGVMEAIKSQGKAGSIYHFGFDYTPTWENGVSTNLISGIVDQDSYNIGKTIIDTLDKKIKGEKVDDNYPIPVQWVTADKMVEYGKEKQKQFTTETK
- a CDS encoding ABC transporter permease — its product is MMKQEINNNVVSEKSAKSKLEGLNLKSLSLKYSIYLVLVVLIAVFSIISPDFLGTANVSNFFRQIPTIGIMTVAITMVLITGGVDLSIGAVAAFAGCTVAYLAVKGVSMPVSLLAGLIVGGLWGVLNGVLITKFKLESFILTMGSSYLVRGLILFFTNGIYIKGVPDWFYNLSNTEVGISIIHTNTVVFIIIVLAVAYLMKNTRFGRYCYAVGSNKEAGRLSGINVNKHVIKVYAIEGVLAAIAGILLMSSINVGAPSEINGPDLFAMAGAIMGGVQFGGGVGTIGGAMVGIFTIQVFQSGLAILGINSFLQQAVTGAVIILAIVVDFYRKGNIFKKKS
- a CDS encoding sugar ABC transporter ATP-binding protein; translation: MSNTFLEMKNIHKRFPGVYALKGVQLEIQRGEVHALLGENGAGKSTLMKILGGVHTQDEGQIFVEGVDCGVISPTKAAELGIGFVHQELNLAETLTVAENVYMGRLPYKNERLGIVDHKKLNNDTALIIDRLGIDIKPNDLVTELPTAKKQMVEIAKAISLNAKMIIFDEPTTSLSQKDVENLFKVIKTLKKDGVATIYISHRLKEVFDICDRATVLRDGTYIESCDLKGITQEKLINMMVGRDLTELFPKEIFEPKEYVLEAKEISDYEGRVRKVSIKARKGEILGIAGLVGAGRTELMRLIFGADKMSEGQIFINGKEVKIKSPMDAIKNGICLLTEDRKNQGLSLVLSVLDNITLTNLGDFVLNHKKLRETGEKFKGALEIKTANLDVMAGSLSGGNQQKLILAKWLNTDSDVFIFDEPTKGIDVGTKAEIYHIMNDLVRKGKVVIMVSSELPELLGMSDRIYVMCEGSLTGELSREEATQEKIMKLATLGGIVNDEARD